The genomic stretch CTATCTTATCCATTCGCCGTCGAGCCAAATATTTACTGTTAGAGTTAAAGAACGGCACCATCATCATCCATTTAGGGATGTCCGGCAGCCTTCGGATACTCACAGAGGCATTTCCGGCTGAGAAACACGATCATATTGATTTGGTATTACAAAACGGTATTCGTTTGCGCTATCGCGATCCACGGCGTTTTGGCGCCTGGCTTTGGGCTGAAGGCAATCCACTACTACATCCTCACTTGGCAACCTTGGGGCCAGAGCCTCTTCATCAGGAATTTAACGCCGATTACCTATCAAGCCGTATAGTGAACAAACGCACTGCGATTAAACAGTTGATCATGGACAATCACATTGTCGTAGGCGTCGGCAATATCTATGCTTCCGAATCACTATTTCGCGCCAAGATCAATCCCAGCACCGCGGGGTGCGAACTGACAAGGCCGCAAATTAGTGTTTTATGCGAACACATCAAAGCCACATTAACCGAAGCCATTGCCGCTGGCGGTAGTACTTTGCGCGATTATGTCGATAGCGACGGCAAAGAAGGCTATTTTATGATCAATAGCTATGTTTACGGTCGAACTGGCAAACCTTGCCGCCTCTGCGGCACGCCGATTCTGTCAATTCGACAAGGACAGCGTGCAACTTTCTACTGTCCAAGCTGCCAAGATTGACAACTACATTAGCAAACGGCATAAATCATTATATGAAGACGGCTTACCCAGAGCCATGCCAATGACGCCAAGCGAACAGGGGACAAGATGAGTACCGAATACCTGCATCAACAAGAAGTCGCCGCCAATGACCATTTAGTGGCCAATTTTCAAGCCTATAGCGCTTGGCGTGGCAACCTAACGCACTCGATTGCCCAGTTATCGCGCTGGCTATCAGACCAAGATCTGAATGACTCGCAAACCACAATGCGCATTCAGAGCATGATCGAACGGCTAAAAGAAGACAAACTCAATATCGCTTTCGTTGCTGAATTCTCGCGCGGCAAGTCTGAACTCATCAACGCGATATTTTTTGCTCACTACGGCAAACGGATTCTGCCTTCAAGCGCAGGCCGGACAACTATGTGCCCAACCGAGCTGCTATACGATGGGAGCAAAGCACCTTGCTTACAATTGCTACCGATCGAAACGCGTGCAGACAATGTAACCACGGTTGAATATCGCCGCTACCAAGACGAATGGCACA from Chitinibacter sp. SCUT-21 encodes the following:
- the mutM gene encoding bifunctional DNA-formamidopyrimidine glycosylase/DNA-(apurinic or apyrimidinic site) lyase — protein: MPELPEVETTRRGIEAHLLHECIKEIIVRNGRLRWPVPPNLSSLATNQTILSIRRRAKYLLLELKNGTIIIHLGMSGSLRILTEAFPAEKHDHIDLVLQNGIRLRYRDPRRFGAWLWAEGNPLLHPHLATLGPEPLHQEFNADYLSSRIVNKRTAIKQLIMDNHIVVGVGNIYASESLFRAKINPSTAGCELTRPQISVLCEHIKATLTEAIAAGGSTLRDYVDSDGKEGYFMINSYVYGRTGKPCRLCGTPILSIRQGQRATFYCPSCQD